In Streptomyces asoensis, a single genomic region encodes these proteins:
- a CDS encoding acyl-CoA dehydrogenase family protein, producing MVHTVTPSQAPSPTHGRAQDRTLPPSGAEAASVTHDVTNQPPPLAPYDASDDRALLEGLRREGAGWAEPDVRRIGLLAGGAEAQEWGELANRHEPELRTHDRYGHRVDEVDFHPSWHELMRVAVEEGLAGAPWADDRPGAHVARTAGGLAWGHTDAGHGCPTSMTYAAVPALRRQPELAAVYEPLLTAREYDPGLRVPTAKRGLLAGMGMTEKQGGSDVRTNTTTAAPTAEPGVYTLRGHKWFTSAPMCDVFLVLAQAPGGLSCFLVPRVLPDGTRNTFRVQRLKDKLGNRSNASSEPEFDRTVAWLVGPEGQGVKTIIEMVNCTRLDCVMMSATLMRKTLVEAGHHVRHRGAFGARLLDQPLMRNVLADLALESEAATTLTLRLAGAADRAARADGSRGPERAFRRIATAVGKYWVTKRGPAFTAEALECLGGNGYVEDSGMPRHYREAPLLSIWEGSGNVNALDVLRALTREPATADALFGELALARGADARLDAAVARLRTRLGGATPSGARRLVEQMALTLQASLLVRHAAPAVADAFCATRLGGDWGYSFGTLPDAADIDAILERSLPVTG from the coding sequence ATGGTCCACACCGTCACCCCGTCACAGGCGCCGTCGCCCACCCACGGCCGGGCGCAGGACCGGACGCTGCCCCCGTCCGGCGCCGAGGCCGCGTCCGTCACGCACGACGTCACCAACCAGCCGCCGCCCCTGGCCCCCTACGACGCCTCCGACGACAGGGCCCTGCTCGAGGGCCTGCGGCGGGAGGGCGCCGGATGGGCGGAGCCGGACGTGCGCCGCATCGGTCTGCTGGCGGGCGGCGCCGAGGCCCAGGAGTGGGGCGAGCTGGCCAACCGCCACGAGCCCGAGCTGCGCACGCACGACCGGTACGGCCACCGCGTCGACGAGGTCGACTTCCACCCCTCCTGGCACGAGCTGATGCGGGTCGCGGTCGAGGAGGGGCTGGCCGGTGCCCCCTGGGCGGACGACCGGCCGGGGGCCCACGTGGCGCGCACGGCGGGCGGCCTCGCCTGGGGACACACGGACGCCGGACACGGCTGCCCGACCTCGATGACCTACGCGGCCGTCCCCGCGCTGCGCCGTCAGCCGGAACTGGCAGCCGTCTACGAGCCGTTGCTGACCGCCCGCGAGTACGACCCGGGACTCCGGGTGCCGACGGCCAAGCGCGGACTGCTCGCGGGCATGGGAATGACGGAGAAGCAGGGCGGCTCCGACGTCCGGACGAACACCACGACGGCCGCGCCCACGGCGGAGCCCGGCGTGTACACCCTGCGCGGGCACAAGTGGTTCACCTCGGCCCCGATGTGCGACGTGTTCCTCGTGCTGGCCCAGGCGCCGGGCGGGCTCTCCTGCTTCCTCGTCCCGCGCGTGCTGCCCGACGGCACCCGCAACACGTTCCGGGTCCAGCGGCTCAAGGACAAGCTCGGCAACCGCTCCAACGCCTCCTCCGAGCCGGAGTTCGACCGGACCGTGGCCTGGCTGGTCGGGCCCGAGGGCCAGGGCGTGAAGACCATCATCGAGATGGTCAACTGCACCCGGCTGGACTGCGTGATGATGTCGGCGACACTGATGCGCAAGACGCTCGTCGAGGCGGGGCACCACGTACGGCACCGCGGCGCGTTCGGGGCACGGCTGCTGGACCAGCCGCTGATGCGCAACGTGCTCGCCGACCTCGCGCTGGAGTCGGAGGCCGCCACCACGCTCACCCTGCGGCTGGCCGGCGCGGCGGACCGGGCGGCGCGGGCCGACGGGAGCCGGGGGCCCGAGCGCGCCTTCCGCCGGATCGCGACCGCCGTCGGCAAGTACTGGGTGACCAAGCGGGGCCCGGCCTTCACGGCGGAAGCCCTGGAGTGCCTGGGCGGCAACGGTTACGTGGAGGACTCCGGCATGCCCCGCCACTACCGCGAGGCACCGCTGCTCTCCATCTGGGAGGGCTCGGGCAACGTCAACGCCCTCGACGTGCTGCGGGCGTTGACCCGCGAGCCGGCGACGGCGGACGCCCTGTTCGGCGAACTCGCCCTGGCCCGGGGGGCGGACGCCCGCCTCGACGCGGCCGTCGCCCGGCTGCGGACCCGCCTGGGCGGGGCGACACCGTCCGGCGCCCGCCGCCTGGTGGAACAGATGGCCCTCACCCTCCAGGCCTCGCTGCTGGTGCGGCACGCCGCGCCCGCCGTCGCGGACGCGTTCTGCGCGACCCGGCTCGGTGGCGACTGGGGGTACTCCTTCGGCACCCTCCCGGACGCCGCGGACATCGACGCCATCCTGGAACGGAGCCTCCCCGTGACCGGCTGA
- a CDS encoding sirohydrochlorin chelatase yields MSSPTGPASGLPVRMPRPRQPGRHRRPEPLAAPEGAPALVLAVPGRPSAATRGLAEEIVSIARSELPGLDARIGYLDGDDTDFPTLPSVLTHAAEERTARFEQARAAGLDVKEPDGPVAVVVPLLAGPDSALLRQVRQAVMESRIAAELTDVLGPHPLLAEALHVRLSEAGLARADRARLFTVATAADGIILASVGGEEAVQAAGITGMLLAARLAVPVMAAALDQEGSIASVAEQLRSSGSQQLALAPYLIGPEIDATLIEEAAREAGCAAAEALGPYPAIGKLALAKYTTALGIAPPQPQGAPVR; encoded by the coding sequence ATGAGCTCCCCCACTGGGCCCGCGTCCGGCCTGCCAGTACGAATGCCGCGGCCTCGCCAGCCCGGGCGGCACCGCCGACCCGAGCCGTTGGCGGCTCCCGAGGGCGCGCCCGCGCTCGTCCTCGCGGTGCCGGGCCGACCGAGCGCCGCGACCCGTGGCCTCGCCGAGGAGATCGTGAGCATCGCCCGCTCCGAGCTGCCCGGCCTGGACGCGCGTATCGGTTACCTCGACGGGGACGACACCGACTTCCCGACCCTCCCGTCCGTCCTGACGCACGCCGCCGAGGAGCGCACCGCCCGCTTCGAGCAGGCCCGTGCCGCCGGTCTGGACGTCAAGGAGCCCGACGGTCCCGTCGCCGTGGTCGTGCCGCTGCTGGCCGGTCCGGACAGCGCGCTGCTGCGCCAGGTCCGCCAGGCCGTCATGGAGAGCCGGATCGCGGCCGAGCTGACCGATGTGCTCGGCCCGCACCCGCTGCTCGCCGAGGCGCTGCACGTGCGGCTGTCCGAGGCCGGCCTCGCCCGCGCCGACCGCGCCCGGCTGTTCACCGTGGCCACCGCCGCGGACGGCATCATCCTCGCCTCCGTGGGCGGCGAGGAGGCCGTCCAGGCCGCCGGGATCACCGGCATGCTGCTCGCCGCGCGCCTCGCCGTGCCGGTGATGGCCGCGGCGCTCGACCAGGAGGGTTCCATCGCCTCCGTCGCCGAGCAGCTGCGTTCCTCGGGCTCGCAGCAGCTGGCCCTGGCGCCGTACCTGATCGGCCCGGAGATCGACGCCACGCTGATCGAGGAGGCCGCCCGGGAAGCCGGCTGCGCCGCCGCGGAGGCGCTCGGCCCCTACCCGGCCATCGGCAAGCTCGCGCTGGCCAAGTACACGACCGCCCTCGGCATCGCACCGCCGCAGCCCCAGGGCGCGCCGGTCCGCTAG
- a CDS encoding uracil-DNA glycosylase: MAPRPLHEIVEPGWAKALEPVAGKIAEMGDFLRAEIAAGRTYLPAGKNVLRAFQQPFDDVRVLIVGQDPYPTPGHAVGLSFSVAPDVRPLPGSLINIYRELTTDLGLSQPSDGDLTPWTQQGVLLLNRALTTAPRKPAAHRGKGWEEVTEQAIRALAARGKPLVSVLWGRDARNLRPLLGDLPSVESAHPSPMSADRGFFGSRPFSRANDLLVRQGGQPVDWRLP, from the coding sequence GTGGCACCACGACCCTTGCATGAGATCGTCGAACCGGGGTGGGCGAAGGCCCTCGAACCCGTCGCCGGGAAGATCGCCGAGATGGGCGACTTCCTGCGCGCGGAGATCGCCGCCGGACGCACCTACCTCCCCGCCGGGAAGAACGTCCTGCGGGCCTTCCAGCAGCCCTTCGACGACGTCCGCGTCCTGATCGTCGGGCAGGACCCCTATCCGACGCCCGGGCACGCGGTGGGCCTGTCGTTCTCGGTGGCCCCGGACGTCCGCCCGCTGCCCGGCAGCCTGATCAACATCTACCGGGAGCTGACCACCGACCTGGGCCTGTCCCAGCCGTCCGACGGTGATCTGACGCCGTGGACGCAGCAGGGGGTGCTGCTGCTCAACAGGGCGCTCACCACGGCCCCGCGCAAGCCCGCCGCGCACCGGGGCAAGGGGTGGGAAGAGGTCACCGAGCAGGCGATACGGGCGCTGGCGGCGCGCGGCAAGCCGCTGGTGTCCGTCCTGTGGGGCCGCGACGCCCGCAACCTGCGTCCGCTGCTGGGGGATCTGCCCTCGGTGGAGTCCGCGCACCCCTCCCCCATGTCGGCGGACCGCGGCTTCTTCGGCTCACGCCCGTTCAGCAGGGCCAACGACCTGCTGGTGCGGCAGGGAGGACAACCGGTGGACTGGCGCCTGCCGTGA
- a CDS encoding WD40/YVTN/BNR-like repeat-containing protein, translated as MLGCKLADVCDKDVEDTAEVIGMTEVLLAVGTRKGLFIGRRRGGSWEFDASPYFNAQAIYSVAVDTRGERPRLLAGGDSAHWGPSVFHSDDLGRTWTEPAAPAVRFPKDTQASLERVWQLHPAAAEPDVVYAGTEPAALYRSENRGESFELVRPLWEHPTRSKWVPGGGGEGLHTVLTDTRDPRSVTVAVSTAGVFRTSDGGESWAPANSGVSAVFLPDPNPEFGQCVHKVARDAADPDRLYLQNHWGVYRSDDRGGRWKDIGAGLPSTFGFAVAAHPARGNTAYVFPINADADRVPADRRCRVFRTSDAGESWEPLTAGLPQEDHYGTVLRDALCTDDADPAGVYFGNRNGEVFASADDGDSWRQLASHLPDVLCVRAAVVG; from the coding sequence GTGCTGGGGTGCAAACTGGCCGATGTCTGCGACAAAGACGTCGAGGACACAGCGGAGGTGATCGGCATGACCGAGGTACTGCTCGCCGTGGGCACGCGCAAAGGCCTGTTCATCGGGCGTCGGCGCGGTGGCTCGTGGGAGTTCGACGCATCGCCCTATTTCAACGCGCAGGCGATCTACTCGGTCGCCGTGGACACCCGCGGTGAGCGCCCGCGGCTGCTGGCGGGCGGCGACAGCGCGCACTGGGGTCCGTCGGTGTTCCACTCCGACGACCTCGGCCGCACCTGGACCGAACCGGCCGCCCCAGCGGTCAGGTTCCCCAAGGACACGCAGGCGTCGCTGGAGCGGGTGTGGCAGCTGCACCCGGCGGCCGCCGAACCGGACGTGGTGTACGCGGGCACGGAGCCGGCCGCGCTGTACCGCTCGGAGAACCGCGGCGAGAGCTTCGAGCTGGTCCGTCCGCTGTGGGAGCACCCGACCCGCTCGAAGTGGGTGCCCGGTGGCGGCGGCGAGGGGCTGCACACGGTCCTCACCGACACCCGGGACCCGCGGTCGGTCACCGTGGCCGTGTCCACCGCCGGGGTGTTCCGCACGAGCGACGGCGGCGAGAGCTGGGCGCCCGCCAACTCCGGTGTCTCCGCGGTGTTCCTGCCGGATCCGAACCCGGAGTTCGGCCAGTGCGTGCACAAGGTGGCCAGGGACGCGGCGGACCCGGACCGCCTCTACCTCCAGAACCACTGGGGGGTCTACCGCAGCGACGACCGGGGCGGGCGGTGGAAGGACATCGGGGCGGGGCTGCCCTCCACCTTCGGCTTCGCCGTCGCCGCGCACCCGGCCCGCGGGAACACGGCGTACGTGTTCCCCATCAACGCCGACGCCGACCGGGTGCCCGCCGACCGCCGCTGCCGGGTGTTCCGCACCTCGGACGCGGGCGAGAGCTGGGAGCCGCTCACGGCGGGCCTGCCCCAGGAGGACCACTACGGCACGGTGCTGCGCGACGCCCTGTGCACGGACGACGCGGACCCGGCGGGCGTCTACTTCGGCAACCGCAACGGCGAGGTGTTCGCCTCGGCCGACGACGGCGACAGCTGGCGGCAGTTGGCCTCGCACCTGCCGGACGTCCTGTGCGTACGGGCCGCGGTGGTCGGATGA
- a CDS encoding lactonase family protein, with the protein MADLGGRRRRAFIGSFTAAGGPGIVAAAVDPADGALTVLGSVNGVPDPSYLALSAAGDTLYAVSETADGAVVAYRVTGDAPEQAGPPVPVGGSGPTHLSVFDGHVLTANYGSGSVTAVPVRPDGTLARVASGVLRHTGSGPHTRRQQAPHAHQVQPDPSGRWAVSVDLGTDSVRVCALRDGAPVLHREHALRPGSGPRHLAFHPNGTHAYVVNELTPTVTVCRWDASDGSLKPLAEAPVLPGAPAGDAYPSGLAVSHDGRFVWTATRGEDVISVFAVEGGGEALRLVGTVSCAGHWPRAVARSGGYLYVANERSGDVTWFTLDPETGLPRRAGAIPVPAASCVVLD; encoded by the coding sequence GTGGCAGACCTCGGCGGCAGGCGACGGCGGGCGTTCATCGGCTCTTTCACGGCGGCCGGAGGGCCCGGGATCGTGGCCGCGGCCGTGGACCCGGCCGACGGCGCGCTGACCGTCCTGGGCAGCGTGAACGGCGTCCCCGACCCCTCCTACCTGGCCCTCTCCGCCGCCGGGGACACGCTCTACGCGGTCAGCGAGACGGCGGACGGCGCCGTGGTCGCCTACCGGGTGACGGGCGACGCCCCCGAACAGGCCGGGCCGCCCGTGCCCGTCGGCGGCAGCGGCCCCACCCACCTCAGCGTGTTCGACGGGCACGTCCTCACCGCCAACTACGGCTCCGGGAGCGTCACCGCCGTACCGGTCCGACCCGACGGCACCCTGGCCCGGGTGGCGTCCGGCGTCCTGCGGCACACCGGCTCGGGCCCGCACACGCGGCGCCAGCAGGCGCCGCACGCCCACCAGGTGCAGCCCGACCCGAGCGGCCGCTGGGCGGTCAGCGTGGACCTCGGCACCGACTCCGTCCGGGTATGCGCCCTGCGCGACGGCGCGCCCGTCCTGCACCGGGAGCACGCGCTGCGGCCCGGCTCCGGACCGCGCCACCTGGCCTTCCACCCGAACGGCACCCACGCGTACGTGGTCAACGAACTCACCCCGACCGTCACCGTCTGCCGCTGGGACGCCTCGGACGGCTCCCTGAAACCGCTGGCCGAGGCCCCCGTGCTGCCCGGCGCGCCGGCCGGGGACGCCTACCCCTCGGGCCTGGCCGTCTCGCACGACGGCCGGTTCGTGTGGACCGCCACCCGGGGCGAGGACGTGATCTCCGTCTTCGCCGTGGAGGGCGGGGGAGAGGCCCTGCGGCTCGTCGGAACCGTGTCCTGCGCCGGACACTGGCCCCGCGCCGTCGCCCGGTCCGGCGGGTACCTCTACGTCGCGAACGAACGCTCGGGCGACGTCACCTGGTTCACCCTCGACCCGGAGACGGGCCTGCCGCGCAGAGCCGGCGCGATCCCGGTCCCCGCGGCCTCCTGCGTGGTCCTGGACTGA
- a CDS encoding FUSC family protein — MLKRAFVAPDPGRVRLRFASRAVLGIGLAVASCGLTGHSLVATITGGLAALLALFTVTDATVRDQAVTTALLPAAGLPVLTLAAFLHAVPAARDAAFLAVVGVGVYARRWGPRGHSLGVFAFMTFFAAQFLHTVPDRLPGLASAVLLSVATAAAVRFGVWPYERHLPAPAAVAPPADGTGLARITTRQAVQATVGAGFALVVGQALSDQRWYWAVGATWWVFVNTTSRGETLVRGFRRFLGTVLGIVLGLAVALPLHGEPVATATVVAAGVFGIFYTAAVSYTWMMLSVTVMASALYGLLGLLDPALLALRVTETAVGALGAVLAVLLVLPVTTHSVTDAWVERALRCVHVCTAEAAARLAGSATADPAGRVAELEQILARVRLSLAPLVHPLSPLPARKGRARHVLALLDDCAREVRGLASVAADPEASHDTRLVAACWRVEAAVEALTAPRAGGRTDPALTAVASSAAVSEPVLLHLHALERALLELAGPLRGSGRVSIGA, encoded by the coding sequence TTGCTGAAGAGGGCGTTCGTGGCACCGGATCCGGGACGGGTGCGACTGCGGTTCGCGTCCCGGGCCGTGCTCGGCATCGGACTGGCCGTGGCGTCGTGCGGTCTGACCGGGCACTCGCTGGTGGCGACGATCACCGGGGGGCTGGCCGCGCTGCTCGCGCTCTTCACCGTCACGGACGCGACGGTGCGCGACCAGGCCGTGACCACCGCGCTGCTGCCCGCCGCCGGTCTGCCCGTACTGACCCTCGCGGCCTTCCTGCACGCCGTGCCCGCCGCCCGGGACGCCGCCTTCCTCGCCGTCGTGGGTGTCGGTGTCTACGCCAGGCGCTGGGGACCGCGGGGACACTCGCTCGGGGTGTTCGCGTTCATGACGTTCTTCGCCGCCCAGTTCCTGCACACCGTCCCCGACCGGCTGCCCGGGCTTGCCTCCGCCGTCCTGCTGTCGGTCGCCACGGCGGCCGCGGTGCGCTTCGGGGTGTGGCCCTACGAACGACACCTGCCTGCCCCGGCGGCCGTCGCCCCGCCGGCCGACGGGACGGGGCTGGCGCGGATCACCACGCGGCAGGCGGTCCAGGCGACGGTCGGCGCCGGGTTCGCCCTGGTCGTCGGCCAGGCCCTGTCGGACCAGCGGTGGTACTGGGCCGTCGGCGCCACCTGGTGGGTGTTCGTGAACACCACCTCGCGCGGCGAGACCCTCGTCCGCGGATTCCGGCGGTTCCTCGGAACCGTCCTCGGGATCGTGCTGGGCCTGGCCGTCGCCCTGCCCCTGCACGGGGAGCCGGTCGCGACCGCCACCGTCGTGGCGGCCGGCGTCTTCGGGATCTTCTACACCGCCGCCGTGTCGTACACCTGGATGATGCTCTCCGTCACCGTCATGGCGAGCGCGCTGTACGGCCTGCTCGGCCTGCTCGACCCGGCGCTGCTCGCCCTGCGGGTGACCGAGACGGCCGTCGGCGCCCTGGGGGCGGTGCTCGCGGTGCTGCTGGTGCTGCCGGTGACCACCCACTCCGTCACCGACGCCTGGGTGGAACGCGCCCTGCGCTGCGTGCACGTGTGCACCGCCGAGGCCGCCGCCCGGCTCGCGGGCTCCGCGACGGCCGACCCGGCCGGGCGGGTGGCCGAACTCGAGCAGATCCTCGCCCGGGTCCGGCTGTCCCTGGCGCCGCTCGTCCACCCGCTCAGCCCGCTGCCGGCCCGCAAGGGCCGGGCCCGGCACGTGTTGGCGCTGCTCGACGACTGCGCCCGTGAGGTGCGCGGACTCGCCTCGGTCGCCGCCGACCCCGAGGCGTCCCACGACACGCGGCTCGTCGCCGCCTGCTGGCGGGTGGAGGCCGCCGTCGAGGCGCTCACCGCACCGCGGGCGGGCGGACGGACCGACCCGGCGCTCACCGCCGTCGCGTCGTCCGCCGCCGTGTCCGAGCCGGTGCTGCTCCATCTGCACGCCCTGGAGCGTGCCCTGCTCGAACTCGCCGGACCCCTGCGCGGCTCGGGACGCGTGTCGATCGGCGCCTGA
- a CDS encoding pectate lyase produces the protein MTSRESSAVPRRVRGRALTGGLAAVGLTVGMIMTSGALTPASAATWPSANGSQAVTATISVSGTKDYGMKRLYGSGDLGTGGQNEDQDPILELAAGAVLKNVIIGSPAADGIHCLGSCTLQNVWWEDVGEDAATFLGSSSSNVYTVSGGGAKEASDKVFQFNGAGTLNVSNFAVQNFGTFVRSCGNCKSGQYKRTINLNTIEATYKGSRLVGINTNYGDSATLKKITIVGDSSKKIIPCQKYIGNNTGKEPTTNGSGADGTYCKYASSDITYK, from the coding sequence ATGACTTCACGGGAAAGTTCGGCGGTACCTCGACGCGTCCGCGGACGCGCACTCACCGGAGGCCTGGCCGCCGTCGGCCTCACGGTTGGCATGATCATGACTAGCGGGGCGCTCACCCCCGCGAGCGCCGCCACCTGGCCCAGCGCCAACGGCAGCCAGGCGGTCACCGCCACCATCTCGGTCTCCGGCACCAAGGACTACGGGATGAAGCGCCTCTACGGTTCGGGCGACCTCGGCACCGGCGGCCAGAACGAGGACCAGGACCCGATCCTGGAGCTGGCGGCAGGCGCCGTCCTGAAGAACGTCATCATCGGGTCGCCCGCCGCCGACGGCATCCACTGCCTGGGCAGCTGCACGCTCCAGAACGTCTGGTGGGAGGACGTCGGCGAGGACGCGGCGACGTTCCTGGGGTCCTCGTCGTCCAACGTCTACACCGTCTCCGGCGGCGGCGCGAAGGAGGCCAGCGACAAGGTGTTCCAGTTCAACGGCGCCGGGACGCTGAACGTCTCGAACTTCGCCGTGCAGAACTTCGGTACGTTCGTGCGCAGTTGCGGCAACTGTAAGAGCGGCCAGTACAAGCGCACCATCAACCTCAACACCATCGAGGCCACGTACAAGGGCAGCCGGCTCGTGGGCATCAACACCAACTACGGCGACAGCGCGACCCTGAAGAAGATCACGATCGTCGGGGACAGCAGCAAGAAGATCATCCCGTGCCAGAAGTACATCGGCAACAACACGGGCAAGGAACCGACCACCAACGGCAGCGGTGCGGACGGGACCTACTGCAAGTACGCGTCCTCGGACATCACCTACAAGTGA
- a CDS encoding N-acetylglucosamine kinase: MLAVDSGGSGLRVALGTVARGAPARRASAVPVRTGPRGIDPEHLMARLTPLVRALSDETGVRRPVTAVVGAAGFGTLGDALRAELPGALAREFGVREVALAADAVTAYAGALGPRPGAVVAAGTGVVAIGTDLKTWRRADGWGHLLGDCGSGAWIGRAGLEAALRAYDGRAGGSTALLVRAEERFGPMTGLPALLYPRPDRPAVLASFAPLVAACARKDAVADGILRTAARHLAESAAAVCPADGEPEIAFTGGLLELGDTLLVPLAEELAARLPHARRVPAEGDPLEGAVRIATALATGTLVLPGEERLLSVTRPG, from the coding sequence ATCCTCGCCGTGGATTCGGGCGGTTCGGGTCTGCGGGTCGCGCTGGGGACCGTCGCACGTGGTGCGCCGGCCCGGCGGGCGTCCGCGGTGCCGGTCCGTACCGGCCCGCGGGGCATCGACCCCGAGCATCTGATGGCCCGACTGACCCCGCTGGTGCGTGCGTTGTCCGACGAGACCGGCGTCCGCCGCCCGGTCACGGCGGTGGTGGGCGCGGCGGGCTTCGGCACGTTGGGGGACGCGCTGCGCGCCGAACTGCCGGGTGCCCTGGCACGGGAGTTCGGGGTGCGTGAGGTCGCGCTGGCCGCCGACGCCGTCACCGCCTACGCCGGCGCGCTCGGTCCGCGGCCCGGCGCCGTGGTGGCCGCGGGCACGGGCGTCGTCGCGATCGGCACCGACCTGAAGACCTGGCGGCGGGCGGACGGCTGGGGCCATCTGCTGGGCGACTGCGGAAGCGGCGCCTGGATCGGGCGGGCCGGACTGGAGGCGGCCCTGCGCGCGTACGACGGCCGGGCCGGCGGATCCACCGCCCTTCTGGTGCGGGCCGAGGAACGGTTCGGGCCGATGACCGGGCTGCCCGCCCTGCTCTACCCGCGTCCGGACCGCCCCGCCGTCCTCGCCTCCTTCGCGCCCCTCGTGGCCGCCTGCGCACGAAAGGACGCGGTCGCCGACGGCATCCTGCGCACGGCGGCACGTCACCTGGCCGAGTCGGCCGCCGCCGTGTGCCCGGCCGACGGGGAACCCGAGATCGCCTTCACCGGTGGCCTGCTCGAACTGGGCGACACCCTGCTCGTCCCCTTGGCGGAGGAACTGGCGGCACGCCTGCCGCACGCCCGGCGCGTGCCCGCCGAAGGCGATCCGCTGGAGGGCGCGGTACGGATCGCCACCGCACTGGCCACCGGCACGCTCGTCCTGCCGGGCGAGGAGAGGCTGCTGTCGGTGACTCGCCCCGGCTGA
- a CDS encoding Lrp/AsnC family transcriptional regulator, with protein MAVDELDTRILRLLLEQPRTSVREYARLLGVARGTLQARLDRLERDGVITGTAPSLSPAALGHPVLAFVHIEVTQGHLDDVGDALAAVPEIMEAFSITGGGDLLTRVVARDNAHLEDVIQTLISLPGVVRTRTEVALRERVPHRVLPLVESIGRAAGK; from the coding sequence ATGGCCGTGGACGAACTGGACACCCGCATCCTGCGCCTGCTGCTCGAGCAGCCGAGGACGAGCGTGCGCGAGTACGCCCGACTGCTCGGCGTGGCGCGCGGCACGCTCCAGGCCCGGCTGGACCGACTGGAGCGCGACGGCGTCATCACCGGCACCGCCCCCTCCCTCTCACCCGCCGCGCTGGGTCATCCGGTGCTCGCGTTCGTGCACATCGAGGTGACCCAGGGACATCTCGACGACGTGGGCGACGCGCTGGCCGCCGTACCGGAGATCATGGAGGCGTTCTCCATCACCGGCGGCGGCGATCTCCTCACCCGGGTCGTGGCGCGGGACAACGCGCACCTGGAGGACGTGATCCAGACGCTGATCAGCCTGCCGGGCGTGGTCCGCACCCGCACCGAGGTCGCACTGCGCGAGCGCGTGCCGCACCGGGTGCTGCCGCTGGTGGAGTCGATCGGGCGGGCGGCCGGGAAGTAG
- a CDS encoding PaaX family transcriptional regulator C-terminal domain-containing protein: MRMNVSARPGEVDLRPLSARSVVLSLLLGTHPPELAAKDLVSGVEPFGVGGSTVRAALSRMVTAGDLRRTDGVYRLSERLLERQRRQDDAVQPDTRAWDGDWEMAVITATGRGPAERAELRGRLGALRLAELREGVWLRPANLGRPWPTDLGQVLRPFTARPDTPPRELAAGLWQLDAWARTSRALLAHVERTHLPADRFTALAAVVRHLLSDPVLPPDLLPADWPGPALRTAYVHHRHTLTALVPGPDA; this comes from the coding sequence ATGCGGATGAACGTGTCGGCGCGGCCCGGCGAGGTGGACCTGCGTCCGCTGTCCGCCCGGTCGGTCGTCCTCAGTCTGCTGCTGGGCACGCACCCGCCGGAGCTGGCGGCCAAGGACCTGGTGAGCGGGGTGGAGCCCTTCGGGGTGGGCGGTTCCACGGTGCGCGCCGCGCTCAGCCGGATGGTCACGGCCGGGGATCTGCGCCGGACGGACGGCGTCTACCGGCTCAGCGAGCGGCTGCTGGAGCGCCAGCGCCGCCAGGACGACGCCGTGCAGCCGGACACGCGCGCGTGGGACGGCGACTGGGAGATGGCCGTGATCACCGCGACCGGTCGCGGCCCCGCCGAACGGGCCGAACTGCGCGGCCGGTTGGGAGCTCTGCGGCTCGCCGAGCTGAGGGAGGGGGTCTGGCTGAGGCCCGCCAATCTGGGCCGGCCCTGGCCCACGGACCTCGGACAGGTCCTGCGCCCGTTCACCGCCCGCCCGGACACGCCTCCTCGCGAGCTGGCCGCGGGGCTGTGGCAGCTGGACGCGTGGGCGCGGACGTCCCGGGCCCTGCTGGCCCACGTCGAGCGGACGCACCTGCCCGCCGACCGCTTCACGGCCCTCGCGGCGGTCGTACGGCACCTGCTATCCGACCCGGTGCTGCCGCCGGACCTCCTCCCCGCCGACTGGCCGGGACCGGCCCTGCGCACCGCCTACGTCCACCACCGGCACACGCTGACCGCCCTGGTGCCGGGACCGGACGCGTAG